One Diospyros lotus cultivar Yz01 chromosome 1, ASM1463336v1, whole genome shotgun sequence genomic window carries:
- the LOC127805017 gene encoding linoleate 13S-lipoxygenase 2-1, chloroplastic-like: MLKSPVLRPETTVHTLATCRKPFVSGTGSASPAIGLKPAFCERNKSSRVRFVPRTVKAMVAIVTEQAPVTVKAVITVKVGSFFRNLSLSRPLDDITDLLGKSILLEMVSSELDPKTGLEKETIKAYAHWKSEKKGEVKYECEFEIPEDFGEIGAVLVENEHHREMFIKDMTFDGEGCPHGPVTLSCNSWVVSKFDSPRKRVFFTNKSYLPSQTPHGLKKLREEELACIRGNGEGELKKHDRIYDYDVYNDLGDPDSDLKLKRPPLGGKDHPYPRRCRTGRPRCKTDPLSEKRSESFYVPRDEAFSEIKELTFSAKTLHSLLHALMPSLSAAFVDSELGFPHFMAIDSLFKDGINLPPSKHGLLMDILPRLVRFIGEVEDGLLRFETPQLMERDQFAWIRDEAFARQTLSGLNPYSIQLVTEWPLKSKLDPKVYGPAESSITKELVEQEIKGYMTVEEAIKQKKLFMLDYHDLLLPYVKKVREEEGTTLYGSRTLFFLTHDCTLRPLAIELARPPIDGKPQWKQVFTPTWHATGHWLWKLAKAHVLAHDSGYHQLVSHWLRTHCVTEPYIIASNRQLSALHPIYRLLHPHFRYTMEINALAREALINANGVIETGFSPSIYSMELSSAAYDQQWRFDLQALPADLISRGMAVEEPNSPHGLKLAIEDYPFANDGLLLWDAIKEWVTRYVEHYYLDASVIEGDEELQAWWTEIRTVGHEDKKDEPWWPMLKTPQDLIGILTTIIWVTSGHHSAVNFGQYAYGGYFPNRPTIARNKMPTEDPTDEKWNAFIKKPELTLLECLPTQIQATKIMAILDVLSNHSPDEEYIGGQLEDSWAENPEIKAAFEQFHGELINIEGVIDARNADKDLKNRCGAGILPYELLKPYSDPGVTGKGVPNSISI; this comes from the exons TGAGACTACTGTCCATACCCTAGCGACGTGCCGGAAGCCGTTTGTCTCAGGCACCGGCAGCGCATCCCCAGCCATCGGGTTGAAGCCCGCATTCTGTGAGAGGAACAAGAGCTCTCGGGTTCGATTCGTTCCGAGAACCGTCAAGGCCATGGTCGCCATCGTCACCGAGCAGGCCCCCGTTACCGTCAAAGCCGTCATCACCGTAAAAGTTGGAAGCTTTTTCAGAAACCTTTCGCTGAGCCGCCCACTCGACGACATAACTGATCTGCTCGGGAAATCGATCCTCTTGGAGATGGTCAGTTCGGAGCTTGACCCCA AGACGGGATTAGAGAAGGAAACAATAAAGGCATATGCGCATTGGAAGAGCGAAAAGAAAGGGGAAGTGAAGTATGAATGCGAGTTTGAGATTCCAGAAGATTTCGGGGAGATTGGAGCCGTGCTGGTGGAGAACGAACACCACCGGGAGATGTTCATAAAGGACATGACCTTCGATGGAGAGGGATGCCCCCATGGCCCCGTCACTCTCTCCTGCAATTCTTGGGTTGTTTCCAAGTTTGACAGTCCTCGCAAGAGAGTTTTCTTCACGAACAAG TCATACTTGCCATCCCAGACGCCACACGGGTTAAAGAAGCTGAGAGAGGAAGAATTGGCATGCATTAGGGGCAATGGGGAAGGAGAGCTGAAGAAACACGACAGGATTTATGATTATGATGTGTACAATGATCTTGGCGATCCTGATAGCGATCTCAAACTCAAACGACCCCCGCTTGGTGGCAAAGACCACCCCTACCCAAGGCGATGCAGGACGGGTCGACCGCGTTGCAAGACAG ATCCGTTGTCGGAGAAGAGGAGCGAGTCATTTTACGTGCCAAGGGATGAGGCGTTTTCAGAGATAAAAGAGCTAACATTCTCGGCCAAGACTCTACACTCGTTGCTCCATGCACTCATGCCATCGTTGAGCGCGGCCTTTGTTGACTCGGAGCTCGGCTTCCCACACTTCATGGCTATAGATTCATTGTTCAAAGATGGGATTAACTTGCCTCCTTCCAAACATGGATTATTGATGGATATCCTGCCGAGGCTTGTCCGCTTCATTGGCGAAGTTGAGGATGGTTTGTTGCGCTTTGAGACGCCACAATTGATGGAAA GAGACCAATTTGCTTGGATTAGGGACGAGGCATTTGCTCGTCAGACTCTTTCAGGTCTAAATCCATATAGTATTCAATTGGTCACA GAATGGCCTTTGAAGAGCAAATTAGACCCCAAAGTTTATGGCCCTGCCGAATCTTCCATCACCAAAGAGTTGGTCGAGCAAGAGATCAAAGGCTACATGACAGTTGAAGAA GCCATAAAACAAAAGAAGTTGTTTATGCTAGACTACCATGACTTGCTTTTACCCTACGTGAAAAAAGTAAGAGAAGAGGAAGGGACAACCCTATATGGATCAAGGACTTTGTTTTTCCTCACGCATGACTGCACATTGAGGCCATTAGCCATTGAGTTAGCTCGACCCCCGATAGATGGTAAGCCTCAATGGAAGCAAGTGTTCACTCCCACCTGGCATGCTACAGGCCACTGGCTTTGGAAGCTAGCTAAGGCTCACGTTCTTGCTCATGACTCTGGTTATCACCAATTAGTTAGTCATTG GCTAAGAACTCATTGCGTCACAGAACCTTACATAATAGCCAGCAATAGGCAGCTTAGCGCCCTGCACCCAATTTACAGGCTATTGCACCCTCATTTTCGATACACGATGGAGATCAACGCGTTGGCTCGTGAAGCCCTTATTAATGCAAACGGCGTTATTGAGACAGGTTTTTCACCTTCCATATACTCCATGGAGCTTAGCTCTGCCGCCTACGATCAACAATGGCGCTTTGATCTCCAAGCACTTCCAGCTGATTTAATTAGCAG GGGAATGGCTGTGGAGGAACCAAATTCTCCACATGGGCTGAAGCTAGCAATTGAGGACTACCCGTTTGCAAATGATGGCTTACTTCTATGGGATGCAATCAAAGAATGGGTAACACGATATGTAGAACACTATTACCTAGATGCAAGTGTTATAGAAGGTGATGAAGAGCTTCAAGCATGGTGGACTGAAATTCGAACAGTAGGGCACGAGGATAAAAAAGACGAACCATGGTGGCCAATGCTCAAGACCCCCCAAGATCTAATAGGAATTCTCACTACTATTATATGGGTAACCTCTGGTCATCATTCAGCTGTTAACTTCGGCCAATATGCATATGGAGGCTATTTCCCAAATCGGCCAACCATTGCGAGAAACAAAATGCCAACTGAAGATCCGACCGATGAAAAGTGGAACGCTTTCATTAAGAAACCTGAACTTACCCTCTTAGAATGCTTACCTACTCAAATTCAAGCTACGAAAATTATGGCCATCTTGGATGTGCTATCGAATCATTCTCCAGATGAGGAGTATATAGGAGGGCAGCTAGAGGATTCATGGGCAGAAAATCCGGAGATAAAGGCAGCATTTGAGCAATTTCATGGGGAGTTAATAAATATTGAAGGAGTGATTGATGCTAGGAATGCGGATAAGGACTTGAAGAATAGATGTGGAGCTGGGATATTGCCGTACGAGCTTTTGAAGCCATATTCAGATCCTGGAGTAACAGGAAAGGGCGTCCCAAACAGCATCTCAATCTAA